The following is a genomic window from Rutidosis leptorrhynchoides isolate AG116_Rl617_1_P2 chromosome 8, CSIRO_AGI_Rlap_v1, whole genome shotgun sequence.
GAGAACAGACTTATGTTAAAAAAAACTTAACAAGAGTATATCTTAAAATGTTTCTTAAATTTTAAAAAGTGAAAAATGATTAAAAGATACTGATCCTGTCAAGGAATAGTCTATGGACAATTAAAGCGCCAAGAGTGGTTTGTTGGATTTGATGTTTGCCATGTGGAACGTTGAAATCCCAATGACACCACTCAATATCGAAGTTCTTCTCGACGTTCCACCGACGTTTTAGATTGAACGCTCGAAATCAAACGAGGGTCattctctttttattttattttattttatttttatttttcgtttttgtttatgcttttcattttttttttttttttgtattatttggttattttgtgtgtgtgtgtttggaatgtgtATTTAGTGTGTGTAGGTTGTATGGAGTGGTAGAAGATGAAGTTGGTGATGTATGGTTTTGTGTGCAATTGAAAGAAGTTGATTGTAATTGATTTGGAATGTTTTAAGAGAATATTAGAAATATAGAATTAGTTTCATGTTTTTAAACAACGATCAAATCGAAATTGAAATCCAAATCTAAATAGACGAAAGAcgataaaatataaaatacaagtattAATGTGGTGTTTGAATTTGCGTTTTGAAAATTAATTGTGTTTCAGATAATTGAAATTAGACAATCAGCTGTATCAAAACGTGATCTAGTTAAATTTCGTATGGATTATATTATGCTATTTGATATTGCAATAATTAGATAATTAATTTGCTAAGTTTTTGGAAAAATTGGATTATTCAACCGTTTCTTGGTAGGATGACTAATATAGACATCATATTTTTCTTGTATATACATAAGTTTTCGACTTAGTTTGCGAGCCGCGTAATATGTTTTCAAacatttaatttaatattattataaaagatgtAGAAAATTACTACTtgtataattatttttaaaatgaaatatatattattttaaatattatataatcatAACACATAACACATAACACATCACATTAAAAAGGGAGGCAATAAAATAGGTATATTAGCCTAATATGCACGTGTAGCTTATTTCATACATGTTTTAAATATAAAGTGCATCTCGATGGGCACTTGTGTAATTTGATGAGCAAACAATCACGTTACCTTGCAATTAGTGGTAAGTTACTTCTTCAAAATCATGTTTTCATGCCTCCATAACGTAAATAATTAATCTTTAAATTTGCTATGCCAAACACAATAAACTAATTATTTGTATCTTAAGCACGCAATAATTAAAAAATCACTTTCAAATCGGATTGTCAAACACCCTCTAAGTGGTTACTTTGACTTAATAAAATGAACtctagtattttttttttagtttttcttCTTTTATAATAATGtaggttttattttattttatttattttaattaaactaaaaagcTATGAGGTCAACCGCACTTCGCTACGAATGACACGTGATTGACTTTAGTCCCTAAACGTAAattcctaaaccctaaatctaaacccgaaACTCTAAACCattcatgttaaaaactcaatctaatccctaaatctaaaccttaaaccctaactaatttttaaaccctacataatttttaaatcataatttctaaaccctaaaaaaACACTCGAAGAATACATGcatcatgatgaatgttatcaggAATAACATTTATCAATGTTATTTCTTTAAGCGTTTTCTGGTCAAAATAATACTCATAGAATTTATCACAAAAtttcttttttaaatgtttatattttcacttAATCTTAATGtttggaaaaaaaataaaaaaaaggaaaaaaaaaatttcttccccTTCAACATTCCTCAAAAAAGTGCTtccgattaatatatatatatatatatatatatatatatatatatatatatatatatatatatatatatatatatataggggtaggatcaagagggaagtaaccattcggggggaagcgcggggaagcaaaaacttttttttttctttcgttttttgaaataactttgttcacgaacattatagatgagatgaaaatatgaacatttagtagagacattttgtgataaatgtttttattttggcggaaaaacgttcgaagaagtaatatataacaattatcgtgtttttcgagcatatgttgaggttttagctattggggtttagatattagggtttataggatttagatattagggtttagaaatttagggtttagggtatagatttagggtttagatttaggatttagatagagtttttaacacgaacggtttagagtttagggtttagggtttagggtttggtgttttgggtttatggaataaacccaaaacaccaaaccctaaaccctaaactctaaatcgggctaaattttacttcacaaaacatgaaaaaaagacattcatattcttcacgaacaatattatcttgaatgttatttttgtcgatcgttttcccgcctaaataatgacattcatcacgaagtgtctcttctaaatgttcatattttcgtgtgatcttgatgccagaaaaaaaattccaaaaaaaaacgaaatttttttttttttttttgcttccccccgcttcccccgattggttacttccccattgatcctgccccctatatatatatatatatatatatatatatatatatatatatatatatatatatatatatatatatatatatatatatatatatatatatatatatatatatatatataatgaaggaAAAATGAACTGATAAAAGAACACTAATTTAATCATCTGATTGATTGATCATATGTTGAAGAAGAAATTACAACGCAATATATTAAAGGTAGAAAGAATTACATTACAGAACAATAACAATGTTGAATCATATAAAGAATAAAATAATAAAACGAGACTTTGAATTTGAATTGAATTTGAATAGTCAAATTAAAGTCAAGTGCAGGTATACAATTACAATGaatgaaaaaaattaaataaatgaatgAATTTGTTACCTTATCTAGTTTTATTCACGGTGTTCTAAATTAAAATGAATCATATTAATTGCTCAAATTTGTGCATTTTATGATCAATGGTTAACTGATTTGGTAATTAATTAATCAATTAGGTTGGTTATTTAATTTGAGCGATTCTTGCAATtgatattcttcttcttcttcaacttctATCATGTTCTCGATTATCGCTTCAGTCGCGCTCATCAGAAATCCCGGCCAGTCCCTGCATTAATCAGACATACTTAaggttatataaaataaaaatcattatttaaaAATTTAAGAAATGCACGATATACGGGTGTAGTATATGTAACTTATAACTTTGATTTTTTAAAGCTAGTAGTATTAAAATATATGTATGGTAGATACATATTTTCCAACAAATGTGGTAGCGCGCATATGCTCCGTATTAATTTATTAAGTACGTTGATAAGTTGTTGCATGTAAAATGCAAGGAATAAGCTATAGCATTTGAATAGATTTCCCAGAATTATAACTAGCGTGTTATTGTGTGTCTGTTTAAGTTTGACAAGATTCATTATAGTTTAAATCTCACGATCTCAAGGATCCCAATGATTATATTATATAAGGATTAATTGTAACATCTTTATATATAAGCTATAaggtatatataataatactaatactaatatgcaatatgcaattatatattatatatatgtatatgtatatgtatatgtatatgtatatgtatatgcgtaTGTGTATGTGTGACTCATTCTTTTTACCTTTATTCGTCAATATTTGTTTTATATATGATGTTCTAAATGTTAAGTTTAActttagtaataaataaaaataatgaagTGAAATTTTATACTTTTAAAGTAAGCATATAAAAAGAAAGATATGTAAAATGTAAGAAGGTAAAATTGAAAAATTAATTAAAGctacattatgaaaataatatcttCTAAACTATGTATTttctatttgtaaataagataatTGATACACAAGTGAGTATATTTTACATGCAAGCTTTATCATaattggaattttttttttaaatggtaaTAAACCATTCAAAAGTTTGAAAAATAGAAAAACtggaaaatattttacaaacatagtaATTCCGGAGTTTGGAAATCCGGATTTCAACATTTCATCCAAAACCGGAGTTTGGAACTCCGGATTTAACATTTTCACCCAAATTGTGGTCAGTAAACGTGCAGCTTTTGATGAGAGAGGGCTGAAAACGGAGTTCCAAACTCCGGTTTTGGGTGAAATGGTGAAATCCGGAGTTTGAAAGTCCGGAATTACTATGTTTGCAAATTTTTTTCTAAGTTTTCTATTTTTCAAACTTTTGAATGGTTTATTaccatttcaaaaaaaaaatctcaTAATTGCATGTAGATGAATGTTGTAAACTCCTTTTTTTATAAAGCAAACACACAAATTATATATATCCACGAATATTTCCAAGAAATTTTTTCATATTCGATTATTCGATGACACAAATCTTCTTTTATGATGATGTACACCACTGAACCGAGTATTCTTAAAGTATCCTTAGACTCTCTATGTCTCTTCTCCTAATTCACcctaaattatttatgtattgagGTTCGAACGTTCGATATGACCTCTTAATTGTGAGAGGACATAACAAAGCTTATGTTGTGTTGGATCCCGTAGCACTAAACTCAAATAGTCTAGGACACCATATATGTGTAGGATTTTGACCCAGTAAATTCAACTATAGGATCTTATATATATGTGTAGTATTTTATGAATTTATAGATTGAAACAACCACTTAAATTTGAAGAGTTTAATTGCAAAAAAAATTTGGAACCATTTGAATTTGAATTGATATTCTAAATTCGCCAACATAACTATCTTAGGACCCTTGTAATCTTTTAAATTTGTATCTATAACATTACTTTATTTATCTGTTTGTAAATACGTACGTGTTTAACAAAAAGTTGTAAAATAATTAGATTTCAATGCGTGTTTAGTACTTACCCGTTAGACGAATTGAAAGTTAACCCTACAGTGTACTTAGCCTCCTCGAGAGCCAATTGAAACCTTTCTAAATCATGTTTTGGAGTCCCCCGTTGGTTTTTAATGATAAGCTCTGAAGGTTTAACGTCACAAAAAACCGGTATAACCTTCTTCTTAGCCTCCATAATTCGAGCCAGTTCGTGCAAACAAAATGGAGATTGACAATAACGCGGGGAAAAAACCGCAACTCCAACTTTACATTCTTTAATTGCATTGTCAATTTTATCAAACAATTTGTCTCCTGGTTTCATATTCTTGCTGTCCAAAAAAGGTCTTAATCTTAACCTCATTAGATGATCGTACAAAAGGCCAGCAACGTTTTTCTTGGTGTCTATCCCACGGTGGTTTATGAACACGTCACAAGGTGGTTGATGACGTGTCACTATGGCGGTGTTTGGTAGTTTGTGGGATTGAAGGAGGTTGCGGTAGACACTTTTGGTTGAAGAAATTGAACGTTGCATGGGGGAATTAAATGATTTGAAGGTGATATGATATATGCACTAGTTTTGTACTTGTACTTTTTATGATGTGTGTGTTTTACTGTTTTTGTTCGATATATGAAATGAATGGGAAATGAAATGCGTATTTATAGATTTTTGGGAATTAACAGATTTTGAACATTGAATTTTCGAAGACAATATTCACACATATATACTTGGACCTAAAGAAAATTATAGTAAGAGTAAAATGGtttgaatattttgacttatgggtATTGCAAAAGTGGTGGGAACCTTCAAACACGGTTCATGTGATACTTGTATTCCTTTGAGAAACAACATAAAATAATAAATTtccaattaatttgtatttttagataTATTAAGGTTTAATAATGAAAGAATTGCGTTAGTTTTATAATATTATGTTAAAGACtgttcaaaaggttaaaagtatcaTGCGATCTAACTTGGAATATATTTTTTTCATGCACTTGTTCTTGTATATTGTATTTTGTTACTTACAGGGCAGATTTATAAAAAAGCAAAGTTTAGTGGCTGAAGTTTAACACAAGTACAGAGACTATTTATGACAAGTTTAGAAAGTGCGGATATTATATAaagtttttttatttatatttctgtattattTTTTTGGAGACTCAATCGTTTTTCTGTATTTTTCTCTCTAAAATTAGGGTTAGATTGTTGAAGAGTGATTAATCATATGTTGATGATTATTCACAATTGAAGTGGTGTTTTTCTTTGTAAGAGTGAAGGATTGTTTATTTTGTGTATTAGTTTTGGACTTTGTCCGGTTTGATTTAGGGTTTAATGGAAGTATTTTGATCAAATTCTTCTTGTGTGTGATTCTGTTCATTCTTTAGGTTGATTATATGGTtttttacatggtatcagagctatcgGTATCTCTGGATCGTTGTTTTCTTGGTTCTTAGTCGCATTTGTTGGTGGATCTAGGGTTTCGTTTGATTGGATCTAGGGTTTCGTTCGATTGATTGTTTGATAGGGTGTTCTATCGGGTTCGACATAGTCTGTGGGTGAGTTGTGATCTTCGATTAAGAAGATCTGGTAATATTGGTTCAAGAAGATTCAAGTCTAGATTCAGATCTTGTTTGGAGATTTATCTTCTGTTCTTGGTATTCATTATGCTTCCGCTGGTTTCTGTTGGTGACTCTTGATATCTGGAGTGTGGATTGTATTGGTATATTCTAAACCTACTTGTGTTGTGGCAAGTACCTGACCAGAGAGTTCTTCTTGCTTAAGAAGGATAAACTGCCCTCTGAGTTCACACTTGGACCATAGCCAAGATCTCTCTTCTTTTATAATTGTGTTTATATCTTATCTGTTTTTGTGTAGTATAAGAATCCAGTGCCCAACTCTTGACCTTGGTTCATTAAACCAATGGAAGCCTGATCAAGCACTGGTATTCTTTTAGGCATATCTGCATATCTGCTTATCTGTTCATTGATTGTTTCTACATATCTGCT
Proteins encoded in this region:
- the LOC139864445 gene encoding probable 2' cyclic ADP-D-ribose synthase BdTIR — encoded protein: MQRSISSTKSVYRNLLQSHKLPNTAIVTRHQPPCDVFINHRGIDTKKNVAGLLYDHLMRLRLRPFLDSKNMKPGDKLFDKIDNAIKECKVGVAVFSPRYCQSPFCLHELARIMEAKKKVIPVFCDVKPSELIIKNQRGTPKHDLERFQLALEEAKYTVGLTFNSSNGDWPGFLMSATEAIIENMIEVEEEEEYQLQESLKLNNQPN